Proteins from a single region of Starkeya sp. ORNL1:
- a CDS encoding ROK family protein: MAGTGKAGILAVDIGGTGLKCAVIDDEGGMLSERARVETPHPCPPQVLLDAFAGMVKPFPAFDRIAIGFPGVVRDGKVLTAPNLGTPDWAGFALADEMSKRLGGHPARLINDAEMQGLAVVSGKGLELVVTLGTGVGTALFRNGALMPHMELAHHPIHDDKTYDEYLGNAALEEKGKKHWNERLEKVIGVLYTLLHYDRLYFGGGNAKKVTLKLPENVTIASNDAGLKGGAELWRARG, from the coding sequence GTGGCGGGTACAGGCAAGGCAGGCATTCTCGCCGTCGACATCGGCGGCACCGGGCTGAAATGTGCGGTCATCGACGATGAGGGCGGGATGCTCTCCGAGCGGGCGCGGGTGGAGACGCCCCATCCCTGTCCGCCGCAGGTGCTGCTCGACGCCTTTGCCGGCATGGTGAAGCCGTTCCCGGCGTTCGACCGCATCGCCATCGGCTTCCCCGGCGTGGTACGCGACGGCAAGGTGCTGACGGCGCCAAATCTCGGCACGCCGGATTGGGCGGGCTTCGCGCTCGCCGACGAAATGTCGAAGCGCCTCGGCGGCCACCCAGCCCGCCTGATCAACGACGCCGAGATGCAGGGCCTCGCCGTCGTCTCCGGCAAGGGGCTGGAACTGGTGGTGACGCTCGGAACCGGCGTCGGCACCGCGCTGTTCCGCAATGGCGCGCTGATGCCGCACATGGAACTGGCGCACCATCCGATCCATGACGACAAGACCTATGACGAATATCTCGGCAATGCGGCGCTCGAGGAAAAGGGCAAGAAGCACTGGAACGAGCGCCTCGAGAAGGTGATCGGCGTGCTCTACACGCTGCTGCACTATGACCGCCTCTACTTCGGCGGCGGCAATGCCAAGAAGGTCACGCTGAAGCTGCCCGAGAACGTCACCATCGCCTCCAACGACGCCGGCCTGAAGGGCGGCGCGGAGCTGTGGAGGGCGCGGGGGTAG
- a CDS encoding glucan 1,4-alpha-glucosidase — MTETNAQVPPGGPGMPARWTSSAKSGVGTAKTAASRIWFTLSHGILNEIYYPRVDTACTRDFGFMVAGPDNYFAEEKRDTEHEIAILEHGVPAYHLMNTARDGRWRIEKQILADPMRESLLQQISFEALIGDVSDYRLFGLLSPHLVNAGADNTAWVGDYKGNPMLFATGRYGVSVALASSVPWKARSVGYVGTSDGWQLLTRNGALDESYQRAEKGNVALTGEIDLPACDGRVLLALGFGSRPEEAGFRALSSLQDGFDAARKHYVQGWRAWQSPLLPLDRPEGPSNINTYRVSTTVLATHQPNSFPGAIIASLSIPWGFNKGDEDLGGYHLVWPRDLVENAGGLLAAGAVDDAKAVLNYLATIQEADGHWSQNVWLDGVPYWGGVQMDECAFPILLADMLRRGGHFSLAEFERYTLMIERAASFVVRNGPVTGQDRWEEDAGYSPFTLAVEIAALLAAADMMEMTGKRGQAHYLRETADSWNDEIERWTFATGTELAEKLGIRGYYVRVAPPETADAASPLDGFVPVKNRPPSDTNRPAAQLISPDALALVRFGLRAPDDPRILDTVKAIDAILRVELPQGPVWYRYNGDGYGEHEDGSAFDGTGIGRAWPLLTGERAHYELAAGRHERAEQLLVTLEDSAGPGGLLPEQVWDSDDIPARELFRGRPSGSAMPLVWAHAEHIKLLRSLRDGRVFDMPPQTVQRYQKDKVTSPRRLWRFNQKLRSLPAGRALRIELPAPALIHWTLDGWNTAHDTTTTTNGFGINLADLPTVKADEGKHLRFTFYWLEAERWEGTDFEVAVDDEGSLFHGAKHGYKGHHVSRRDAEPAET; from the coding sequence ATGACGGAAACCAACGCCCAAGTGCCGCCCGGCGGTCCCGGCATGCCCGCCCGCTGGACCTCGAGCGCCAAGAGCGGCGTCGGCACCGCCAAGACTGCGGCGAGCCGCATCTGGTTCACGCTCAGCCACGGCATATTGAACGAGATCTATTATCCGCGGGTCGACACCGCCTGCACTCGCGATTTCGGCTTCATGGTCGCCGGACCGGACAATTACTTCGCCGAGGAAAAGCGCGACACCGAGCACGAGATCGCGATTCTCGAGCACGGCGTGCCCGCCTATCATCTTATGAACACGGCGCGCGATGGGCGCTGGCGCATCGAGAAGCAGATCCTCGCCGACCCGATGCGTGAATCGCTGCTGCAGCAGATCTCCTTCGAGGCGCTCATCGGCGACGTATCGGACTATCGGCTCTTCGGCCTGCTCTCCCCGCACCTTGTCAATGCCGGAGCCGACAACACCGCCTGGGTCGGCGACTACAAGGGCAACCCGATGCTGTTCGCCACCGGCCGCTATGGCGTGTCGGTCGCGCTCGCCTCCTCCGTGCCGTGGAAGGCGCGCTCGGTCGGCTATGTCGGCACCTCGGACGGCTGGCAGTTGCTCACCCGGAACGGTGCGCTCGACGAAAGCTACCAGCGCGCCGAGAAGGGCAATGTCGCGCTCACCGGGGAGATCGATCTGCCGGCCTGCGATGGGCGGGTGCTGCTCGCGCTCGGCTTCGGCTCGCGGCCGGAGGAAGCCGGCTTCCGCGCTCTTTCCAGCCTCCAGGATGGCTTCGATGCCGCCCGCAAGCACTATGTGCAAGGCTGGCGCGCGTGGCAGAGCCCGCTGCTGCCGCTCGACCGGCCGGAAGGCCCCTCGAACATCAACACCTATCGCGTCAGCACCACGGTGCTGGCGACCCACCAGCCCAATTCCTTCCCCGGCGCCATCATTGCCAGCCTCTCCATCCCCTGGGGCTTCAACAAGGGCGACGAGGATCTCGGCGGCTACCACCTGGTCTGGCCGCGCGACCTCGTGGAGAATGCCGGCGGCCTGCTCGCCGCCGGCGCGGTGGACGACGCCAAGGCGGTGCTGAATTATCTCGCCACCATCCAGGAAGCCGATGGGCACTGGTCGCAGAATGTCTGGCTCGACGGCGTGCCCTACTGGGGCGGCGTACAGATGGACGAATGCGCCTTTCCGATCCTGCTCGCCGACATGCTCCGGCGCGGCGGGCATTTCTCACTCGCGGAGTTCGAGCGCTACACACTGATGATCGAGCGCGCCGCCAGCTTCGTGGTGCGCAACGGGCCGGTCACCGGGCAGGACCGCTGGGAGGAGGATGCCGGCTATTCCCCCTTCACCCTCGCCGTCGAGATCGCGGCGCTGCTCGCCGCCGCCGACATGATGGAGATGACCGGCAAGCGCGGGCAGGCGCATTATCTGCGGGAGACCGCCGACAGCTGGAACGACGAGATCGAGCGCTGGACCTTCGCCACCGGCACCGAGCTCGCCGAGAAGCTCGGTATCCGCGGCTATTATGTCCGCGTCGCCCCGCCGGAGACCGCCGACGCCGCCTCCCCGCTCGACGGCTTCGTGCCGGTGAAGAACCGCCCGCCATCGGATACCAACCGCCCGGCCGCCCAGCTCATCAGCCCGGACGCGCTGGCTCTGGTGCGCTTCGGCCTGCGCGCGCCGGACGACCCGCGCATCCTCGACACCGTCAAGGCGATCGACGCCATATTGCGGGTGGAACTGCCGCAGGGCCCGGTCTGGTATCGCTATAATGGCGACGGCTATGGCGAGCATGAGGACGGCTCGGCCTTCGACGGCACCGGCATCGGCCGCGCCTGGCCGCTGCTCACCGGGGAGCGCGCGCATTATGAGCTCGCCGCCGGCCGCCATGAGCGCGCCGAGCAGCTATTGGTGACGCTGGAGGATTCCGCCGGCCCCGGTGGATTGCTGCCCGAACAGGTGTGGGACAGCGACGACATCCCGGCGCGCGAACTGTTCCGCGGCCGTCCCTCCGGCAGTGCCATGCCGCTGGTCTGGGCCCATGCCGAGCACATCAAGCTGCTGCGGTCGCTGCGCGACGGGCGGGTGTTCGACATGCCGCCGCAGACCGTGCAGCGCTACCAGAAGGACAAGGTGACCTCGCCGCGCCGGCTGTGGCGCTTCAACCAGAAGCTCCGCTCGCTGCCCGCCGGCCGCGCGCTGCGCATCGAATTGCCGGCCCCGGCGCTGATCCACTGGACGCTCGACGGCTGGAACACCGCCCACGACACCACGACCACCACCAACGGTTTCGGCATCAATCTCGCCGACCTCCCCACCGTGAAGGCCGACGAAGGCAAGCATCTGCGCTTCACCTTTTACTGGCTGGAGGCCGAGCGGTGGGAGGGCACCGATTTCGAGGTCGCGGTCGACGATGAAGGCTCGCTCTTCCATGGGGCGAAGCACGGATACAAGGGCCATCATGTCAGCCGGCGCGATGCCGAGCCGGCCGAGACCTGA
- the gnd gene encoding phosphogluconate dehydrogenase (NAD(+)-dependent, decarboxylating) — MQLGVIGLGRMGGNIARRLTQAGHSCVVWDRNSGAVTELAGEGMTGAADLTDVVAKLTAPRAVWVMLPAGGPTEATVTALAEILSPGDIIIDGGNSFYKDDIRRAASLEPKGIHYVDVGTSGGVWGLERGYCMMIGGTKQAVDHLDPIFATLAPGKGDIPLTPGREGRDHRAEQGYIHAGPAGAGHFVKMVHNGIEYGLMQAYAEGFDILKNKSSTELPENERYTLNMPDIAEVWRRGSVISSWLLDLTSIALAQNEELTNYSGEVADSGEGRWTVMAAVEEAVSAEVLTAALYTRFRSRQDHTFGEKMLSAMRFQFGGHVEQKPGN, encoded by the coding sequence ATGCAGCTCGGTGTCATCGGCCTCGGCCGCATGGGTGGGAATATTGCGCGGCGCCTAACCCAGGCTGGTCATTCCTGTGTTGTCTGGGACCGCAATAGCGGTGCGGTGACCGAGCTTGCCGGTGAAGGCATGACGGGCGCCGCCGACCTCACCGACGTGGTCGCCAAGCTCACCGCGCCGCGCGCGGTGTGGGTGATGCTGCCCGCCGGCGGCCCAACCGAGGCGACCGTCACCGCGCTGGCGGAGATCCTATCGCCCGGCGACATCATCATCGATGGCGGCAACAGCTTCTACAAGGACGACATCCGCCGCGCCGCGAGCCTGGAGCCCAAGGGCATCCACTATGTCGACGTCGGCACCTCCGGCGGCGTGTGGGGCCTGGAGCGCGGTTATTGCATGATGATCGGCGGCACCAAGCAGGCGGTCGATCATCTGGATCCGATCTTCGCCACGCTGGCGCCCGGCAAGGGCGACATCCCGCTGACCCCCGGCCGCGAGGGCCGCGATCACCGCGCCGAGCAGGGCTATATCCATGCCGGGCCGGCGGGTGCGGGACACTTTGTCAAAATGGTCCATAACGGCATCGAGTACGGCCTGATGCAGGCCTATGCCGAGGGCTTCGACATCCTCAAGAACAAGTCTTCAACCGAGCTGCCGGAGAATGAGCGCTATACGCTCAACATGCCGGACATCGCCGAAGTATGGCGCCGCGGCAGCGTCATCTCCTCCTGGCTGCTCGACCTCACCTCGATCGCACTGGCGCAGAATGAGGAGCTCACCAATTACTCCGGCGAAGTGGCGGATTCCGGCGAAGGCCGCTGGACGGTGATGGCGGCGGTGGAGGAGGCGGTCTCCGCCGAGGTGCTGACCGCGGCGCTCTATACCCGCTTCCGCTCCCGCCAGGACCATACCTTCGGCGAGAAGATGCTCTCCGCCATGCGCTTCCAGTTCGGCGGCCATGTCGAACAGAAGCCGGGCAACTGA
- the zwf gene encoding glucose-6-phosphate dehydrogenase, which yields MGSENVVLGQKVLAPDTAPAPASTLFIFGASGDLTKRLLLPSLYNLAHEGVLDDGFAIFGVDHTPSSDEEYRAYLTEAAASLPGVCDTSGDTWSWLMSRVSYITGDFEDPQTYGGIGERLAERAKITGNAVFYLAVAPRFFGTISEQLGAAGLLKEDDTAFRHIVVEKPFGTDLPSAKALNARLLAVAAERQIYRIDHFLGKETVQNMMALRFGNGIFEPIWSKEYIDHVQITAAETVSVEQRGRFYDATGALRDMVPNHMFQLLAMTAMEPPNSFDADAVRTEKTKVIEAIRHIKPSDAIGTAVRGQYRAGFVNGQPVKDYRAENDVASNSRTETYVALKCFVDSWRWNGVPFYVRTGKALATRRTEIAIQFKRAPGVLFRNMPAALKPNLLVIHVQPHEGISLRFAAKVPGRKVRLSDVEMDFKYADYFKAAPSTGYETLIYDCLCGDPTLFQRADTIEAGWEAVESIIEAVSAGDDDVQFYSAGSSGPAMSDVMLAQDGFQWLPLEREPAP from the coding sequence ATGGGGAGCGAGAACGTCGTCCTCGGGCAGAAGGTGCTGGCGCCGGATACCGCGCCGGCACCGGCCTCCACGCTGTTCATCTTCGGTGCGTCCGGCGACCTGACCAAGCGCCTGCTGCTGCCCTCGCTCTATAATCTTGCGCACGAGGGCGTGCTGGACGACGGCTTCGCCATTTTCGGCGTCGATCACACGCCGTCCAGCGACGAGGAGTACCGCGCCTATCTCACCGAGGCGGCGGCGAGCCTGCCGGGGGTGTGTGATACCAGCGGCGATACCTGGTCCTGGCTGATGAGCCGGGTCAGCTACATCACCGGCGATTTCGAGGATCCGCAGACCTATGGCGGCATCGGCGAGCGGCTGGCGGAGCGGGCCAAGATCACCGGCAATGCGGTGTTCTACCTCGCGGTGGCGCCGCGCTTCTTCGGCACCATCTCCGAGCAGCTCGGCGCCGCCGGGCTGCTGAAGGAAGACGACACGGCGTTCCGCCACATCGTGGTGGAGAAGCCGTTCGGCACCGACCTGCCGTCCGCCAAGGCGCTCAACGCACGGCTGCTCGCTGTGGCGGCGGAACGGCAGATCTACCGGATCGACCATTTCCTCGGCAAGGAAACGGTCCAGAACATGATGGCGCTGCGCTTCGGCAACGGCATATTCGAGCCGATCTGGAGCAAGGAATACATCGACCACGTGCAGATCACCGCGGCCGAGACGGTGAGCGTGGAGCAGCGCGGGCGCTTCTACGACGCCACCGGCGCGCTGCGTGACATGGTGCCGAATCACATGTTCCAGCTCCTCGCCATGACCGCGATGGAGCCGCCGAACTCGTTCGACGCCGATGCGGTGCGCACCGAGAAGACCAAGGTGATCGAGGCGATCCGCCACATCAAGCCGAGCGACGCCATCGGCACGGCGGTGCGTGGCCAGTATCGGGCGGGCTTCGTCAATGGGCAGCCGGTCAAGGACTATCGCGCCGAGAACGACGTCGCCTCGAACAGCCGCACCGAGACCTATGTCGCGCTCAAATGCTTCGTCGACAGCTGGCGCTGGAACGGCGTGCCCTTCTATGTGCGCACCGGCAAGGCCCTGGCCACGCGTCGCACCGAGATCGCCATCCAGTTCAAGCGGGCGCCCGGCGTGCTGTTCCGCAACATGCCGGCGGCGCTCAAGCCGAACCTCCTGGTGATCCATGTGCAGCCGCACGAGGGCATCTCGCTGCGCTTTGCCGCAAAGGTGCCGGGCCGCAAGGTCCGGCTTTCCGATGTCGAGATGGACTTCAAATACGCCGATTATTTCAAGGCGGCGCCGTCCACCGGCTATGAGACGCTGATCTATGACTGCCTGTGCGGCGACCCGACGCTGTTCCAGCGCGCCGACACCATCGAGGCCGGCTGGGAAGCGGTAGAGTCGATCATAGAGGCGGTCTCTGCCGGTGATGACGACGTGCAATTCTATTCCGCCGGCAGCAGCGGACCGGCAATGTCCGACGTCATGCTGGCGCAGGACGGCTTCCAGTGGCTGCCGCTGGAAAGGGAACCCGCACCATGA
- a CDS encoding HAD hydrolase family protein — protein sequence MSVSESPTLRAPSQRISLMVSDVDGTLVNHDKQVAPATVEAVRRLREAGVPFAAVSSRPPRGMKLLIEPLKLELFGGFNGGSIVRADYTPVEEHYVKLDAARTGTEVMKARGAYIWVFADNEWYITDPDNSYVAREIRTVQFQPTVVSDFGDHIARAGKIVGSSSDFEMLAACEAELQGLLGDGASARRSQNYYLDLPAWHRPRAMRCEPSPPISGCRSTRLR from the coding sequence ATGAGCGTATCCGAAAGCCCGACCTTGAGGGCGCCGTCCCAGCGCATCTCGCTCATGGTATCGGACGTCGACGGCACTTTGGTGAACCACGACAAGCAGGTGGCGCCGGCAACGGTCGAGGCGGTGCGGCGGCTGCGCGAGGCGGGCGTGCCGTTCGCGGCTGTGTCGAGCCGCCCGCCGCGTGGCATGAAACTGCTGATCGAGCCGCTCAAGCTGGAGCTGTTCGGCGGCTTCAATGGCGGCTCGATCGTGCGCGCCGATTACACCCCGGTGGAGGAACACTATGTGAAGCTCGATGCGGCGCGAACCGGCACCGAGGTGATGAAGGCGCGCGGCGCGTATATCTGGGTGTTCGCCGACAATGAGTGGTACATCACCGATCCGGACAACAGCTATGTCGCCCGGGAAATCCGCACGGTGCAGTTCCAGCCGACCGTGGTGAGCGATTTCGGCGACCATATCGCCCGAGCCGGCAAGATCGTGGGATCCTCGTCGGATTTCGAGATGCTGGCGGCCTGCGAGGCCGAGCTGCAAGGCCTGCTCGGGGATGGCGCCTCGGCGCGGCGCTCGCAGAACTATTATCTCGACCTCCCCGCCTGGCACCGACCAAGGGCTATGCGGTGCGAGCCTTCGCCGCCCATTTCGGGGTGCCGCTCGACGAGGTTGCGGTGA
- a CDS encoding HAD hydrolase family protein, with protein sequence MPLDEVAVIGDMVNDLPMFEVGGLSIAMGNASDAVKGQANFVTTSNDEDGVAHAIEQFVLPRAAGKSS encoded by the coding sequence GTGCCGCTCGACGAGGTTGCGGTGATCGGCGACATGGTCAATGACCTGCCGATGTTCGAAGTCGGGGGGCTCTCCATCGCCATGGGCAATGCCTCGGATGCGGTGAAGGGACAGGCGAACTTCGTCACCACAAGCAATGACGAGGACGGTGTTGCCCACGCTATCGAGCAGTTCGTACTACCGCGTGCGGCGGGCAAGTCGTCCTAG
- a CDS encoding M3 family oligoendopeptidase, producing MSRLPASRSPFPAANAAPAEAAALPGLGLLPQWDLTDLYDGLDAPELKADMERAATECAAFETDYKGTLERRITGEGAGPQMAAAVSRYEKIEDLLGRIYSYAGLVYAGDTTDPVRAKFYGDVQEKLTDASTHLLFFTLELNRLDDAAMDAALEFPGFGKYRPWIEDVRREKPYQLEDRIEQLFHEKGVTGRGAWNRLFDETIAGLRFEVGGQSLPLEQTLNLLQEPEEAKRREAAEALAKVFGENLRLFTLVTNTLTKDKEISDRWRGFEDITDSRHLANRVEREVVDAMVSAVNEAHPRLAHRYYKLKAKWFGKEKLEYWDRNAPLPKVDTSPIAWDEARDTVLGAYSTFSPRMAEIARDFFDRQWIDAGVRPGKAPGAFAHPTVPSAHPYVLLNYMGKPRDVMTLAHELGHGVHQVLAAPNGALMAPTPLTLAETASVFGEMLTFRRLLAAAPDKAARKAMLASKVEDMINTVVRQIAFYTFERRIHTERKQGELTAERICTIWKEVQAESLGEGIHLGPGYENYWVYIGHFIHSPFYVYAYAFGDCLVNSLYAVYEQSSEGFAERYFAMLSAGGTKHHSELLAPFGLDARDPAFWQTGLSLIERMIVELEAMEAA from the coding sequence ATGTCCCGTTTGCCCGCCTCGCGCTCGCCGTTTCCCGCCGCCAACGCCGCTCCGGCGGAGGCTGCCGCGCTTCCCGGCCTCGGCCTGCTGCCGCAATGGGACCTCACCGATCTCTATGACGGCCTCGATGCCCCCGAACTGAAGGCGGACATGGAGCGCGCCGCCACCGAGTGCGCCGCGTTCGAGACCGATTACAAGGGCACGCTGGAGCGCCGCATCACCGGCGAGGGCGCTGGTCCGCAAATGGCGGCCGCGGTGTCGCGCTATGAGAAGATCGAGGATCTGCTCGGCCGCATCTATTCCTATGCCGGCCTGGTCTATGCCGGCGACACCACCGATCCGGTGCGGGCGAAATTCTACGGCGACGTGCAGGAGAAGCTGACCGACGCCTCGACCCACCTGCTGTTCTTCACGCTGGAGCTGAACCGGCTCGACGATGCCGCGATGGACGCGGCTCTTGAATTCCCGGGCTTCGGCAAGTACCGGCCCTGGATCGAGGATGTCCGCCGCGAGAAGCCCTACCAGCTGGAAGACCGCATCGAGCAGCTGTTCCACGAGAAGGGCGTCACCGGCCGCGGCGCGTGGAACCGGCTGTTCGACGAGACCATTGCCGGCCTGCGCTTCGAGGTCGGCGGCCAGTCGCTGCCGCTGGAGCAGACTCTGAACCTGCTGCAGGAGCCGGAAGAGGCCAAGCGCCGCGAGGCCGCCGAGGCGCTCGCCAAGGTGTTCGGCGAGAATCTGCGGCTGTTCACCCTCGTCACCAACACGCTCACCAAGGACAAGGAGATTTCCGACCGCTGGCGCGGCTTCGAGGACATCACGGATTCACGGCACCTCGCCAACCGGGTCGAGCGTGAGGTGGTCGATGCGATGGTCTCCGCCGTGAACGAGGCCCACCCGCGCCTTGCGCATCGCTACTACAAGCTGAAGGCCAAGTGGTTCGGCAAGGAGAAGCTGGAATATTGGGACCGCAATGCGCCGCTGCCCAAGGTCGACACCAGCCCGATTGCCTGGGACGAGGCGCGCGACACCGTGCTGGGCGCCTATTCCACCTTCTCGCCGCGCATGGCGGAGATTGCCCGCGACTTCTTCGACCGGCAATGGATCGACGCCGGGGTGCGGCCGGGCAAGGCGCCGGGTGCGTTCGCCCATCCGACCGTGCCGTCCGCGCACCCCTATGTGCTGCTCAATTACATGGGCAAGCCGCGGGACGTGATGACGCTCGCCCATGAACTCGGCCATGGCGTGCACCAGGTGCTGGCGGCGCCGAACGGCGCGCTGATGGCGCCGACGCCGCTGACGCTGGCCGAGACCGCCTCGGTGTTCGGCGAGATGCTGACCTTCCGCCGGCTGCTGGCGGCGGCGCCCGACAAGGCGGCGCGCAAGGCGATGCTGGCCTCGAAGGTCGAGGACATGATCAACACCGTGGTCCGGCAGATCGCCTTCTATACATTCGAGCGCCGCATCCACACCGAGCGCAAGCAGGGCGAACTGACCGCCGAGCGCATCTGCACGATCTGGAAGGAAGTGCAGGCCGAGAGCCTCGGCGAGGGCATCCACCTCGGCCCGGGTTATGAGAATTACTGGGTCTATATCGGCCACTTCATCCATTCGCCATTCTATGTCTACGCTTACGCCTTCGGTGACTGCCTGGTGAACTCGCTCTATGCGGTCTACGAGCAGTCGTCCGAGGGCTTCGCCGAGCGTTATTTCGCCATGCTCTCAGCCGGCGGCACCAAGCATCATTCCGAATTGCTGGCGCCGTTCGGCCTCGATGCCCGTGATCCGGCGTTCTGGCAGACCGGCCTGTCGCTGATCGAGCGCATGATCGTCGAGCTGGAGGCGATGGAAGCGGCATGA
- a CDS encoding DUF3445 domain-containing protein yields MSLTEGFAEDPDEDLRHTPYDGSRKPFTVGLAPLDLADWIEPDRRLVATLQQKDQLLASHRDVVMREEPGTSEAQREALALIAEHVVARQPDIYRRDGSRIVIAPAGAVIDLDDPSEAPLVTAARLVSDDLLMMRAGEGGYRLVAGVLCFPSAWSLTEKFGQSLDALHAAVPGYPDKLARVMNRIFDNLKVEQPVWRVNWSIFPDDELHHPESKERPRDWFNEDDLAPEAFVRVERQTLRRLPASGDILFTVRIHVDPFDAFRRHPEGARLAASLREQILALDPEQLAYKGLTEHRDAVAAALARIAAD; encoded by the coding sequence ATGAGCCTGACGGAAGGGTTTGCAGAGGATCCTGACGAAGATCTGCGCCACACGCCCTATGACGGATCGCGCAAGCCCTTCACCGTTGGGCTGGCGCCGCTCGACCTCGCCGACTGGATCGAGCCCGATCGTCGGCTCGTGGCGACGTTGCAGCAGAAGGACCAGCTGCTGGCATCGCACCGCGACGTCGTCATGCGCGAGGAGCCCGGTACAAGCGAGGCGCAGCGCGAAGCGCTGGCGCTGATCGCGGAGCATGTGGTGGCGCGCCAGCCGGACATCTACCGGCGCGACGGCAGCCGCATCGTCATCGCCCCAGCCGGGGCGGTGATCGATCTCGACGATCCCAGCGAGGCGCCACTCGTTACCGCGGCACGCCTCGTCTCGGACGACCTGTTGATGATGCGTGCCGGCGAGGGCGGCTACCGGCTGGTGGCGGGGGTGCTGTGCTTTCCCTCCGCCTGGTCGCTCACCGAGAAGTTCGGCCAGTCGCTCGATGCGCTGCACGCTGCGGTGCCCGGCTATCCGGACAAGCTTGCCCGGGTGATGAACCGCATCTTCGACAATCTGAAGGTCGAGCAGCCGGTGTGGCGGGTGAACTGGTCGATCTTTCCGGATGACGAACTGCACCATCCGGAATCCAAGGAACGCCCGCGCGACTGGTTCAATGAGGACGACCTTGCGCCCGAGGCCTTTGTCCGGGTCGAGCGGCAGACTTTGCGGCGCCTGCCGGCAAGCGGCGACATCCTGTTCACCGTGCGCATCCATGTCGATCCGTTCGACGCCTTCCGCCGCCACCCGGAAGGTGCGCGGCTGGCGGCGTCGCTGCGCGAACAGATCCTCGCGCTCGATCCGGAGCAACTGGCCTACAAGGGGCTCACCGAGCATCGCGACGCGGTGGCGGCCGCCCTGGCGCGGATCGCGGCTGACTGA
- a CDS encoding AarF/ABC1/UbiB kinase family protein — MSPPTDREANRLTARAARYARVGTQVGGVAARIAGTRLFGLEGQRGSNAAALASALGGLKGPIMKVAQLMATIPEALPPEYAVELAKLQSEAPPMGWAFVKRRMMAELGADWMGRFGSFQREPAAAASLGQVHRATSLDGRPLAAKLQYPDMQSAVEADLGQLDFIFALHRRMDPAIDTREIAKEIGERVREELDYRREAKHAALYAHMLADEAGVRVPRVWPELSTGRLLTLDWLEGRRLLEFTGESLEVRNRIAQAMFAAWWLPFSRFGTIHGDPHLGNYTVFEDDGAAGGINLLDYGCIRIFPPSFVGGVVDLYEGLKRGDDARVVHAYETWGFQGLKRELIDVLNIWARFIYGPLLDDRVRTIADGVAPGEYGRREAFRVHRALKEKGPVTVPREFVFMDRAAIGLGGVFLHLKAELNFHRLFEAAIADFSVQKVAARQGAALAKAGLA, encoded by the coding sequence ATGTCGCCTCCCACTGACCGCGAAGCCAATCGTCTCACCGCCCGCGCCGCCCGCTATGCCCGCGTCGGCACCCAGGTCGGCGGCGTCGCCGCCCGTATCGCCGGCACAAGGCTGTTCGGTCTGGAGGGCCAGCGCGGCAGCAATGCCGCGGCGCTCGCCAGCGCGCTCGGCGGCCTGAAAGGCCCGATCATGAAGGTCGCCCAGCTGATGGCGACCATTCCCGAAGCGCTGCCGCCGGAATATGCCGTCGAGCTCGCCAAATTGCAGAGTGAGGCGCCGCCCATGGGATGGGCCTTCGTGAAGCGCCGCATGATGGCCGAGCTTGGCGCCGACTGGATGGGGCGCTTCGGCTCGTTCCAGCGCGAGCCGGCTGCCGCCGCCTCGCTGGGCCAGGTGCACCGCGCCACCTCGCTCGACGGCCGGCCGCTGGCGGCGAAGCTGCAGTATCCGGATATGCAGTCGGCGGTGGAGGCGGACCTCGGCCAGCTCGATTTCATCTTCGCGCTGCATCGGCGCATGGATCCGGCCATCGACACCCGCGAAATCGCCAAGGAAATCGGCGAACGGGTGCGCGAGGAACTGGATTATCGTCGCGAGGCCAAGCATGCCGCGCTCTATGCCCACATGCTGGCGGACGAGGCGGGCGTACGGGTGCCGCGGGTCTGGCCGGAGCTGTCCACCGGGCGGCTGCTGACGCTCGACTGGCTGGAAGGCCGGCGGCTGCTGGAATTCACCGGCGAGAGCCTCGAAGTGCGCAACCGCATCGCGCAGGCAATGTTCGCAGCGTGGTGGCTGCCCTTCAGCCGCTTCGGCACTATCCATGGCGACCCGCATCTCGGCAACTACACGGTGTTCGAGGATGATGGCGCGGCGGGCGGCATCAATCTGCTCGATTATGGCTGCATCCGCATCTTCCCGCCCTCCTTTGTCGGTGGCGTGGTCGATCTCTATGAGGGGTTGAAGCGCGGCGATGATGCCCGCGTCGTCCATGCCTATGAGACCTGGGGCTTCCAGGGCCTGAAGCGCGAGCTGATCGATGTGCTCAACATCTGGGCGCGCTTCATCTATGGCCCACTGCTCGACGACCGGGTGCGCACCATCGCCGACGGCGTGGCGCCGGGCGAATATGGCCGGCGCGAGGCGTTCCGGGTGCACAGGGCGCTGAAGGAGAAGGGGCCGGTGACGGTGCCGCGCGAATTCGTCTTCATGGACCGCGCCGCCATCGGGCTCGGCGGAGTGTTCCTGCACCTCAAGGCGGAATTGAACTTCCACCGCTTGTTCGAAGCGGCAATCGCCGATTTTTCGGTGCAGAAAGTCGCAGCGCGTCAAGGCGCCGCGCTGGCGAAGGCCGGACTCGCCTGA